A region of the Chrysiogenia bacterium genome:
AAGTGATGCTGCCCTGGGACCGGGTGACGAGTGTGCAGTTCAACGCCGAACTGACGGAGCTTCGGCGCACGATTCTGGAATCGGGTCATACGCGGCTTCCCGTGTGCGAGGAAGAGCGCGTCGTGGGGGTGCTGCATGCCAAGGAATTTCTGGCCTATCTCGAGAGCGGCGCAAAGGACTGGCACACGATCATTCGGCCGCCGCTGCGCATCGACGACAACGATTCACTGCTCGCCACGCTGCAGCGCATGCAGACCAATCGTTACCACATGAGCTTTGTCTACGCCGGCGACGGCACGTTGCTGGGAATTCTGACGATCGAGGACATTCTCGAAGAAGTCGTTGGCGACATTTACGACGAAGATGACGACGACTTCGTGCGAAAGCTGCTGGCCAGCCGCGTGGAGCTGCGCTCGCGGCGGTAGCTATTCTCCCAAGTATGCCTTGCGAACTTCTTCGTTGGCGGCGAGTTCCTTGGCGGGGCCCTTGAGAACGATCTCACCGACTTCAAGGACATAGGCGCTCTGCGCGATGCGCAGCGCGAGGTGCGCGTTCTGCTCGA
Encoded here:
- a CDS encoding CBS domain-containing protein — protein: VMLPWDRVTSVQFNAELTELRRTILESGHTRLPVCEEERVVGVLHAKEFLAYLESGAKDWHTIIRPPLRIDDNDSLLATLQRMQTNRYHMSFVYAGDGTLLGILTIEDILEEVVGDIYDEDDDDFVRKLLASRVELRSRR